Proteins from a genomic interval of Tiliqua scincoides isolate rTilSci1 chromosome 11, rTilSci1.hap2, whole genome shotgun sequence:
- the SNRNP200 gene encoding U5 small nuclear ribonucleoprotein 200 kDa helicase, which translates to MADVTARSLQYEYKANSNLVLQADRSLIDRTRRDEPTGEVLSLVGKLEGTRMGDKAQRTKPQMQEERRAKRRKRDEDRHDINKMKGYTLLSEGIDEMVGIIYKPKTKETRETYEVLLSFIQAALGDQPRDILCGAADEVLAVLKNEKLRDKERRKEIDLLLGQTDDTRYHVLVNLGKKITDYGGDKEIQNMDDNIDETYGVNVQFESDEEEGDEDVYGEVRDEASDDDLEGDEAVVRCTLSANLVASGELMSSKKKDLHPRDIDAFWLQRQLSRFYDDAIVSQKKADEVLEILKTASDDRECENQLVLLLGFNTFDFIKVLRQHRMMILYCTLLASAQSEAEKERIMGKMESDPELSKFLYQLHETEKEDLIREERSRRERVRQSRMDTDLETMDLDQGGEALAPRQVLDLEDLVFAQGSHFMANKRCQLPDGSFRRQRKGYEEVHVPALKPKPFGSEEQLVPVEKLPKYAQAGFEGFKTLNRIQSKLYRAALETDTNLLLCAPTGAGKTNVALMCMLREIGKHINLDGTINVDDFKIIYIAPMRSLVQEMVGSFGKRLATYGITVAELTGDHQLCKEEINATQIIVCTPEKWDIITRKGGERTYTQLVRLIILDEIHLLHDDRGPVLEALVARTIRNIEMTQEDVRLIGLSATLPNYEDVATFLRVEPTKGLFYFDNSFRPVPLEQTYVGITEKKAIKRFQIMNEIVYEKIMEHAGKNQVLVFVHSRKETGKTARAIRDMCLEKDTLGLFLREGSASTEVLRTEAEQCKNLELKDLLPYGFAIHHAGMTRVDRTLVEDLFADKHIQVLVSTATLAWGVNLPAHTVIIKGTQVYSPEKGRWTELGALDILQMLGRAGRPQYDTKGEGILITSHGELQYYLSLLNQQLPIESQMVAKLPDMLNAEIVLGNVQNAKDAVNWLGYTYLYIRMLRSPTLYGISHDDLKGDPLLDQRRLDLVHTAALMLDKNNLVKYDKKTGNFQVTELGRIASHYYITNETVQTYNQLLKPTLSEIELFRVFSLSSEFKNITVREEEKLELQKLLERVPIPVKESIEEPSAKINVLLQAFISQLKLEGFALMADMVYVTQSAGRLMRAIFEIVLNRGWAQLTDKTLNLCKMIDKRLWQSMCPLRQFKKLPEEVVKKIEKKNFPFERLYDLNHNEIGELIRMPKMGKTIHKYVHLFPKLELSVHLQPITRSTLKVELTITPDFQWDEKVHGSSEAFWILVEDVDSEVILHHEYFLLKAKYAQDEHLITFFVPVFEPLPPQYFIRVVSDRWLSCETQLPVSFRHLILPEKYPPPTELLDLQPLPVSALRNCAFESLYQDKFPFFNPIQTQVFNTVYNSDENVFVGAPTGSGKTICAEFAILRMLLQNSEGRCVYITPMEALAEQIFLDWYEKFQEHLLKKVVLLTGETSTDLKLLGKGNIIISTPEKWDILSRRWKQRKNVQNVNLFIVDEVHLIGGENGPVLEVICSRMRYISSQIERPIRIVALSSSLSNAKDVAHWLGCSATATFNFHPNVRPVPLELHIQGFNISHTQTRLLSMAKPVYHAITKHSPKKPVIVFVPSRKQTRLTAIDILTTCASDVQRQRFLHCTEKDVAPYVDKLSDSTLKETLVNGVGYLHEGLTPMERRVVEQLFNSGAIQVVVASRSLCWGMNVAAHLVIIMDTQYYNGKIHAYVDYPIYDVLQMVGHANRPLQDDEGRCVIMCQGSKKDFFKKFLYEPLPVESHLDHCMHDHFNAEIVTKTIENKQDAVDYLTWTFLYRRMTQNPNYYNLQGVSHRHLSDHLSELVEQTLSDLEQSKCISIEDEMDVAPLNLGMIAAYYYINYTTIELFSMSLNAKTKVRGLIEIISNAAEYENIPIRHHEDNLLRQLAQKVPHKLNSPKFNDPHVKTNLLLQAHLSRMQLSAELQSDTEEILSKAIRLIQACVDVLSSNGWLSPALAAMELAQMVTQAMWSKDSYLKQLPHFTSEHIKRCTEKGVESVFDIMEMEDEDRSALLQLSDAQIADVARFCNRYPNIELSYEVVEKDGILSGGPVVVLVQLEREEEVTGPVIAPLFPQKREEGWWVVIGDSKSNSLISIKRLTLQQKAKVKLDFVAPATGTHNYTLYFMSDAYMGCDQEYKFSVDVKEAESDSDSD; encoded by the exons ATGGCGGACGTGACCGCCCGGAGCCTGCAGTACGAGTACAAGGCG AACTCTAACCTTGTACTTCAAGCGGATCGTTCCCTGATTGACAGAACACGGCGCGATGAACCTACAGGGGAGGTCCTGTCACTGGTTGGGAAACTGGAAGGGACTCGCATGGGTGACAAAGCCCAGAGGACAAAACCTCAGATGCAGGAGGAGAGGCGAGCAAA GAGGCGGAAGCGTGATGAGGACCGGCATGACATCAACAAGATGAAGGGTTACACTCTGCTTTCTGAGGGCATCGATGAGATGGTGGGGATTATCTACAAGCCCAAGACCAAGGAGACTCGGGAAACCTATGAAGTCTTGCTAAGCTTCATTCAGGCTGCCCTGGGGGATCAG CCCCGAGACATTCTTTGTGGAGCTGCCGATGAGGTCCTGGCTGTCTTGAAGAATGAGAAGCTGAGAGACAAGGAGCGGCGGAAAGAAATCGACCTGCTTCTGGGACAGACAGATGATACTCGCTACCATGTGCTGGTGAACCTGGGCAAGAAGATCACAGACTATGGTGGAGACAAGGAGATCCAAAACATGG ATGACAACATTGATGAGACTTATGGAGTGAATGTTCAGTTTGAGTCTGATGAAGAG GAAGGGGATGAGGATGTTTATGGTGAAGTTCGAGATGAAGCATCTGATGATGACCTGGAAGGGGATGAGGCAGTTGTCCGCTGCACCCTTTCAGCAAAT CTTGTGGCATCAGGTGAGCTGATGAGCTCCAAGAAAAAAGATCTGCACCCTCGAGACATCGATGCCTTTTGGCTGCAGCGGCAGCTGAGCCGTTTCTACGATGATGCTATTGTGTCCCAGAAGAAGGCTGACGAAGTGCTGGAGATCCTCAAG ACTGCCAGTGATGACCGAGAATGTGAGAACCAGCTTGTCCTGCTCCTGGGCTTTAATACATTTGACTTCATTAAAGTGTTGAGGCAACACAGAATGATGA TCCTGTACTGTACTCTGCTGGCCAGTGCACAGAGTGAAGCTGAAAAGGAGAGGATTATGGGAAAGATGGAGTCTGACCCTGAGCTGTCCAAGTTCCTATATCAGCTGCATGAGACTGAGAAGGAAGACCTGATTCGG GAGGAGCGCTCTCGCCGGGAACGCGTCCGCCAGTCCCGCATGGACACTGACCTGGAAACCATGGACCTGGACCAAGGAGGAGAG GCATTGGCCCCTCGGCAGGTGCTGGACCTGGAGGACTTGGTGTTTGCCCAAGGCAGCCACTTCATGGCCAACAAGCGGTGCCAGCTGCCGGACGGCTCTTTCCGCAGACAGCGCAAGGGCTACGAGGAGGTCCATGTTCCTGCTCTGAAGCCAAAGCCCTTCGGTTCAGAGGAG CAACTGGTTCCTGTGGAGAAGCTCCCCAAATATGCACAAGCTGGTTTTGAGGGCTTCAAAACATTGAACCGGATTCAGAGCAAGCTGTACCGTGCTGCACTTGAGACAGACACAAACCTGCTTTTGTGCGCGCCCACG GGTGCTGGGAAAACAAACGTGGCTCTGATGTGCATGCTGCGTGAGATAGGGAAGCACATCAACCTTGACGGAACAATCAACGTGGACGATTTCAAAATCATTTATATTGCACCAATGAGATCCTTGGTACAGGAAATGGTGGGCAGCTTTGGGAAG CGCTTGGCCACTTACGGCATCACTGTGGCTGAACTGACTGGGGACCACCAATTATGCAAAGAAGAAATCAATGCCACGCAGATCATTGTTTGCACCCCAGAGAAGTGGGACATCATCACCCGTAAAGGAGGGGAGCGAACGTACACTCAGCTGGTGCGCCTCATTATCTTG GATGAAATCCATCTTCTGCATGATGATCGGGGCCCAGTTCTGGAGGCCCTGGTGGCCCGGACAATACGCAACATTGAGATGACTCAGGAGGATGTGCGGCTCATTGGGCTGAGTGCCACCCTCCCAAACTATGAGGATGTGGCTACGTTCCTCAGGGTGGAGCCTACTAAAGGCTTGTTCTACTTTGACAACAG CTTTCGACCAGTGCCTCTGGAGCAGACATACGTGGGCATCACTGAGAAGAAAGCCATCAAGCGCTTCCAGATCATGAATGAGATAGTGTATGAGAAGATCATGGAGCATGCTGGGAAGAACCAG GTGCTGGTGTTCGTCCACTCCAGGAAGGAGACTGGGAAAACAGCCCGAGCCATCAGGGACATGTGCCTGGAAAAAGACACCCTGGGTCTTTTCCTGCGAGAGGGCTCTGCCTCCACTGAAGTTCTTCGAACTGAAGCTGAGCAGTGCAAG AATTTGGAACTCAAAGACTTACTGCCCTATGGCTTTGCCATTCACCATGCTGGTATGACCAGGGTGGACCGGACCTTGGTGGAAGATCTGTTTGCAGACAAACATATTCAG GTTCTGGTCTCCACGGCAACCTTGGCATGGGGTGTGAATCTTCCTGCCCATACTGTCATCATCAAGGGGACCCAGGTGTACAGCCCGGAGAAAGGCCGCTGGACTGAGCTGGGTGCCCTGGACATCTTGCAG ATGCTGGGCCGTGCTGGGAGACCCCAGTATGACACCAAGGGCGAGGGGATCCTCATCACTTCCCATGGCGAGCTGCAGTACTACCTCTCGCTGCTCAACCAGCAGCTTCCCATCGAGAGCCAGATGGTGGCCAAGCTCCCAGACATGCTGAATGCAGAGATTGTCCTGGGCAATGTTCAGAATGCAAAG GATGCGGTGAACTGGCTGGGCTACACATACCTCTACATCCGCATGCTACGGTCTCCAACCCTCTACGGGATATCCCATGATGACCtgaaaggagacccattgctggacCAGCGCCGGCTGGATTTGGTGCACACCGCGGCTCTGATGCTGGACAAGAACAACCTGGTCAAGTATGACAAGAAGACAGGGAATTTCCAG GTGACAGAGCTTGGGCGCATTGCCAGTCACTACTACATCACCAATGAGACCGTGCAGACCTAcaaccagctgctcaagcccaCCTTGAGCGAGATCGAACTCTTCCGGGTTTTTTCCCTGTCCTCCGAGTTCAAGAACATCACCGTGAGGGAG gaAGAGAAACTCGAGCTGCAGAAGCTGCTTGAACGAGTCCCGATCCCAGTGAAAGAGAGCATTGAGGAGCCCAGTGCTAAG ATCAATGTGCTCCTGCAGGCCTTCATCTCCCAGCTGAAGCTAGAAGGCTTTGCTCTCATGGCAGACATGGTGTACGTCACTCAG TCTGCGGGTCGACTCATGCGTGCAATCTTTGAGATTGTCCTCAACCGTGGCTGGGCCCAGCTCACTGACAAGACCCTGAACCTCTGCAAGATGATTGACAAGCGACT GTGGCAGTCCATGTGTCCCCTTCGTCAGTTCAAGAAACTTCCTGAAGAGGTGGTGAAGAAAATCGAGAAGAAGAACTTTCCCTTTGAGCGTCTCTATGACTTGAATCACAATGAAATAG GAGAGCTGATCCGGATGCCCAAGATGGGGAAGACCATTCACAAGTACGTCCACCTGTTTCCCAAGCTGGAACTGTCTGTTCACTTGCAGCCTATCACCAGGTCGACTCTGAAAGTGGAGCTGACCATCACCCCAGATTTCCAGTGGGACGAAAAG gtCCATGGTTCTTCAGAGGCCTTCTGGATTCTGGTGGAGGATGTGGACAGTGAGGTGATTCTGCACCACGAGTACTTTCTCCTGAAGGCCAAATACGCCCAGGACGAGCACCTCATCACCTTCTTCGTGCCCGTCTTTGAGCCCCTTCCCCCGCAGTACTTCATTCGGGTGGTCTCAGATCGCTGGCTGT CCTGCGAGACACAATTGCCTGTGTCCTTCCGACACCTGATCCTGCCGGAGAAGTACCCCCCACCAACGGAGCTGCTGGACTTGCAGCCTCTGCCCGTCTCCGCTCTGCGGAACTGTGCCTTCGAGAGCCTCTACCAGGACAAATTTCCTTTCTTCAACCCTATCCAGACCCAAG TGTTCAATACTGTCTACAACAGTGACGAGAATGTGTTTGTGGGCGCTCCCACGGGCAGCGGGAAGACCATCTGTGCAGAATTTGCCATTCTGCGGATGCTGCTGCAGAACTCAGAAGGCCGCTGTGTGTACATCACGCCAATGGAGGCGCTCGCTGAGCAG aTTTTCCTGGATTGGTATGAGAAGTTCCAAGAACATTTGCTCAAGAAGGTCGTCTTGCTGACAGGGGAGACCAGCACTGACCTCAAGCTGCTAGGCAAGGGCAACATCATCATCAGCACCCCCGAGAAGTGGGACATCCTTTCCCGGCGCTGGAAGCAGCGCAAGAACGTGCAGAATGTCAACCTCTTCATTGTGGACGAGGTGCATCTCATTGGCGGCGAGAATGGG CCGGTCCTGGAGGTGATCTGCTCTCGGATGCGCTACATCTCCTCCCAGATCGAGCGGCCCATCCGCATTGTGGCCTTAAGCAGCTCCCTGTCCAATGCCAAGGACGTGGCTCACTGGCTGGGCTGCAGCGCCACTGCCACCTTCAACTTCCATCCCAACGTGCGCCCCGTGCCCCTTGAGTTGCACATCCAG GGTTTCAACATCAGCCACACCCAGACCCGCCTGCTGTCCATGGCCAAGCCGGTCTACCATGCCATCACGAAGCACTCCCCCAAGAAGCCCGTCATCGTCTTCGTTCCGTCTCGCAAGCAGACGCGGCTCACGGCCATCGACATCCTGACCACCTGCGCCTCGGATGTCCAGAGGCAGAG GTTCCTGCACTGCACTGAGAAGGATGTGGCTCCCTATGTGGACAAGCTGAGTGATAGCACTCTGAAGGAGACCCTGGTGAACGGAGTGGGCTACCTGCACGAGGGACTGACGCCCATGGAGAGGAGGGTAGTGGAGCAGCTCTTCAACTCGG GTGCCATCCAGGTGGTGGTGGCTTCTCGGAGCCTCTGCTGGGGGATGAATGTGGCTGCTCACCTGGTGATCATCATGGACACTCAGTACTACAATGGCAAGATCCATGC CTATGTGGATTACCCCATCTACGACGTGCTGCAGATGGTAGGTCACGCAAACCGCCCGCTGCAGGACGATGAGGGGCGCTGCGTCATCATGTGCCAAGGGTCCAAGAAG gatttcttcaagaaGTTCCTGTATGAGCCTCTCCCAGTGGAGTCCCACCTGGACCACTGCATGCACGATCACTTCAATGCCGAGATTGTCACCAAGACCATTGAGAACAAGCAGGATGCTGTGGACTACCTCACCTGGACCTTCCTGTATCGCCGGATGACTCAGAACCCCAACTACTACAACCTGCAAG GGGTTTCTCACAGGCACCTCTCTGACCACCTGTCTGAGCTGGTGGAGCAAACCCTCAGCGACCTGGAGCAGTCCAAGTGCATCAGCATTGAGGACGAGATGGATGTGGCGCCTCTCAACTTGGGCATGATTGCTGCGTACTACTACATCAATTACACCACTATTG AACTCTTCAGCATGTCCCTGAATGCCAAGACCAAAGTGCGCGGCCTCATCGAGATCATTTCCAACGCGGCTGAGTATGAAAACATTCCGATCAGGCACCATGAGGACAACCTCCTGCGGCAG CTTGCCCAGAAGGTGCCCCACAAACTGAACAGCCCCAAGTTCAATGACCCCCACGTCAAAACGAATCTCCTGCTGCAGGCCCACTTGTCTCGGATGCAGCTGAGCGCAGAGCTGCAGTCAGACACAGAAGAGATCCTCAGCAAG GCCATCCGATTGATCCAAGCCTGCGTGGATGTCCTGTCCAGCAATGGCTGGCTGAGCCCTGCCCTGGCTGCCATGGAGCTGGCACAGATGGTCACTCAGGCCATGTGGTCAAAGGACTCTTACCTGAAGCAGCTGCCACATTTCACCTCAGAGCACATCAAGCGCTGCACAGAGAAG GGTGTGGAGAGTGTGTTTGACATCatggaaatggaagatgaagACCGCAGCGCTCTGCTGCAGCTCTCTGATGCCCAGATCGCAGATGTGGCTCGCTTCTGCAACCGGTACCCCAACATCGAGCTGTCCTATGAGGTGGTGGAGAAGGATGGCATCCTCAG CGGAGGCCCAGTAGTGGTACTGGTGCAGCTGGAGCGAGAAGAGGAGGTTACCGGGCCAGTAATTGctcccctcttcccccag AAACGTGAGGAGGGCTGGTGGGTGGTGATTGGAGACTCCAAGTCCAACAGCCTCATCTCCATCAAGAGGCTGACCCTTCAGCAGAAGGCCAAG GTGAAACTGGACTTTGTGGCACCAGCAACAGGAACCCACAACTACACCCTCTACTTCATGAGCGATGCCTACATGGGCTGTGACCAGGAGTACAAATTCAGTGTGGATGTGAAGGAGGCAGAGAGTGACAGTGATTCGGATTGA